The Corythoichthys intestinalis isolate RoL2023-P3 chromosome 1, ASM3026506v1, whole genome shotgun sequence genome has a segment encoding these proteins:
- the LOC130921256 gene encoding tubulin alpha-1C chain-like — MRECISVHIGQAGVQIGNACWELYCLEHGIQPDGQMPSDKTIGGGDDSFNTFFSETGAGKHVPRAVFVDLEPTVIDEVRTGTYRQLFHPEQLITGKEDAANNYARGHYTIGKEIIDLVLDRIRKLADQCTGLQGFLVFHSFGGGTGSGFTSLLMERLSVDYGKKSKLEFSIYPAPQVSTAVVEPYNSILTTHTTLEHSDCAFMVDNEAIYDICRRNLDMERPTYTNLNRLISQITSSITASLRFDGALNVDLAEFQTNLVPYPRIHFPLATYAPIISAEKAYHEQLTVADITNACFEPANQMVKCDPRHGKYMACCLLYRGDVVPKDVNAAIATIKTKRTIQFVDWCPTGFKVGINYQPPTVVPGGDLAKVQRAVCMLSNTTAVAEAWARLDHKFDLMYAKRAFVHWYVGEGMEEGEFSEAREDMAALEKDYEEVGADSVDDQGEEGEEY; from the exons CGTGAGTGTATCTCAGTGCATATTGGACAGGCTGGTGTTCAGATTGGGAACGCCTGCTGGGAGCTTTACTGCCTGGAACATGGAATCCAGCCGGATGGACAGATGCCCAGTGACAAGACGATTGGCGGTGGAGACGATTCCTTCAACACTTTCTTTAGTGAGACCGGAGCAGGAAAGCACGTTCCCAGAGCTGTCTTTGTGGACCTGGAGCCCACTGTCATCG ACGAAGTGCGCACCGGAACCTATCGACAGCTCTTCCACCCTGAACAGTTGATCACCGGCAAGGAGGATGCTGCTAACAACTATGCTCGTGGTCACTACACCATTGGCAAAGAAATCATTGACCTGGTGCTGGACAGAATACGCAAATTG GCTGACCAGTGTACTGGTCTTCAGGGATTCCTGGTGTTCCACAGCTTCGGCGGTGGGACCGGCTCTGGTTTCACCTCCCTGTTGATGGAACGTTTATCTGTGGACTATGGCAAGAAATCTAAGCTGGAGTTCTCAATCTACCCAGCACCTCAGGTGTCCACGGCTGTAGTTGAGCCCTATAACTCCATCCTGACCACACATACGACCCTCGAGCACTCAGACTGTGCCTTTATGGTAGATAATGAAGCCATTTACGATATATGCCGCAGAAATCTAGACATGGAACGTCCGACATACACCAATCTGAACAGACTGATCAGTCAGATCACCTCCTCTATCACGGCTTCCCTACGTTTTGACGGCGCTCTCAATGTCGATCTAGCCGAGTTTCAGACTAACTTAGTACCATATCCACGTATCCACTTCCCCCTGGCTACCTATGCACCCATCATTTCTGCTGAGAAGGCCTATCATGAGCAATTAACTGTAGCCGATATCACTAATGCTTGCTTTGAGCCAGCCAACCAGATGGTGAAGTGTGACCCCCGTCACGGCAAGTACATGGCGTGCTGCCTTTTGTACCGTGGCGACGTGGTGCCCAAAGATGTAAATGCCGCCATTGCCACGATCAAAACCAAGCGCACCATCCAATTTGTGGATTGGTGCCCCACTGGTTTCAAGGTGGGCATCAACTACCAGCCACCCACTGTGGTTCCTGGTGGAGACTTGGCTAAAGTACAGAGAGCTGTGTGTATGCTAAGCAACACGACAGCCGTGGCAGAGGCCTGGGCTCGTCTCGACCACAAGTTTGATTTGATGTATGCCAAGCGTGCATTTGTTCACTGGTACGTGGGAGAGGGTATGGAGGAAGGAGAATTCTCTGAGGCCAGAGAAGACATGGCAGCGCTTGAGAAGGACTACGAAGAGGTTGGTGCCGACTCAGTTGATGACCAGGGAGAAGAAGGGGAGGAGTATTAA